From a region of the Halolamina sp. CBA1230 genome:
- a CDS encoding AMP-binding protein, with the protein MPEGFSPVHGHSSRPYDWVGAWSEKRAELSPDRVGLVDDTTGREFTYADLDARANRTARLLRDHGVAEGGRVAVVSRNRPALVDLFFACGKTGGVLAPLSHRLAARELGELLLNVDPELLVVEAPFVEPVEDALARVDVGTTVHALPAAEDERDDVDDHPSLLEERPADDSPVETADLAMDDPALFLHTGGSTGTPKETVLTHGGLLWNSFNTITAWGLREDDTTPMVFPMFHTGGWNVLTLPLFHMGGTVVIAREFDPGEVLHLVEETNASVLVAVPAVLRMMTEHDDWETTDLSTLRFAKSGGGPCRDAVLRAWWDRGVDLSQGYGLTECGPNNFTMPDGWPREKADSVGVPAMHVDARVVDDSGEEVEQGEVGELELASPHAADRYWANDSETRGTFGATGDADHGWVSTGDLVRVDEAGYYSIEGRKKNMFVSGGENVYPAEVENALTDHPEVDEAVVIPIPDETWGEVGKAVVVGDESLTLSELTEFLDGRLASFKHPKALAFVEEMPTSGPSKIDRSAVDERFGESE; encoded by the coding sequence ATGCCTGAGGGGTTCTCGCCGGTCCACGGCCACAGCTCCCGCCCGTACGACTGGGTCGGCGCGTGGAGCGAGAAACGGGCGGAGCTCTCGCCCGACCGCGTGGGGCTCGTCGACGACACGACCGGCCGGGAGTTCACGTACGCCGACCTCGACGCCCGCGCGAACCGGACCGCGCGGCTGCTCCGCGACCACGGCGTCGCCGAGGGCGGGCGCGTCGCGGTCGTCTCACGGAACCGCCCAGCGCTGGTGGACCTCTTTTTCGCCTGCGGGAAAACCGGGGGCGTGCTCGCGCCGCTCTCGCACCGACTCGCCGCGCGGGAACTCGGCGAACTGCTCCTCAACGTCGACCCGGAACTGCTCGTCGTCGAGGCACCGTTCGTCGAGCCCGTCGAGGACGCGCTCGCCCGCGTCGACGTGGGAACGACGGTTCACGCGCTGCCCGCGGCGGAGGACGAACGGGACGACGTGGACGACCACCCCTCCCTCCTCGAGGAGCGCCCGGCGGACGACTCCCCCGTCGAGACGGCCGACCTCGCGATGGACGACCCGGCGCTGTTCCTCCACACCGGCGGCTCGACCGGCACCCCGAAGGAGACCGTGCTGACCCACGGCGGCCTGCTCTGGAACTCATTCAACACGATCACGGCGTGGGGGCTGCGCGAGGACGACACCACGCCGATGGTGTTCCCGATGTTCCACACCGGCGGCTGGAACGTGCTCACGCTCCCGCTGTTCCACATGGGCGGGACGGTCGTGATCGCCCGGGAGTTCGACCCCGGCGAAGTGCTCCACCTCGTCGAGGAGACGAACGCCTCGGTGCTCGTCGCGGTGCCCGCGGTGCTGCGGATGATGACCGAACACGACGACTGGGAGACTACGGACCTCTCGACGCTCCGCTTCGCGAAATCGGGCGGTGGCCCGTGCCGCGACGCGGTGCTGCGGGCGTGGTGGGACCGCGGCGTCGACCTCTCGCAGGGGTACGGGCTGACCGAGTGCGGGCCGAACAACTTCACGATGCCCGACGGCTGGCCCCGCGAGAAGGCTGATAGCGTCGGCGTGCCGGCGATGCACGTCGACGCCCGCGTGGTCGACGATTCGGGCGAGGAGGTCGAGCAGGGCGAGGTCGGCGAACTCGAACTCGCCTCCCCGCACGCGGCTGATCGCTACTGGGCGAACGACTCGGAGACACGCGGCACCTTCGGCGCGACGGGCGACGCCGACCACGGTTGGGTCTCCACGGGCGACCTCGTGCGCGTCGACGAGGCGGGGTACTACTCCATCGAGGGCCGGAAGAAGAACATGTTCGTCTCCGGCGGCGAGAACGTCTACCCCGCCGAGGTGGAGAACGCGCTCACCGACCACCCCGAGGTCGACGAGGCGGTCGTGATCCCGATCCCCGACGAGACGTGGGGCGAGGTGGGGAAGGCGGTGGTCGTCGGCGACGAGTCGCTGACGCTCTCGGAGCTGACGGAGTTCTTGGATGGTCGGCTGGCGTCGTTCAAACACCCGAAAGCGCTGGCGTTCGTCGAGGAGATGCCGACCTCCGGGCCGTCGAAGATCGACCGGAGCGCGGTGGACGAGCGGTTCGGGGAGTCGGAGTAA
- a CDS encoding DUF3368 domain-containing protein: MPSRDLVVSNTSPLLNLSLIGRLDLLESQFSGLTIPEQVWSELTDGEDGLDSLRELRESEFLRTVEVERSDLFVELFQRLDLGEAAAICYAIEQDADLVLLDEKEGRKVARRHDLSMAGVVGILLKAANADEIDLKTELDALREAGFWIADDLYERALKEVGN; the protein is encoded by the coding sequence ATGCCGAGTAGGGATCTCGTCGTCTCCAACACCTCTCCGCTGCTGAACCTCTCGCTCATCGGCCGACTCGATCTTCTCGAATCGCAGTTCTCCGGATTGACGATCCCGGAGCAGGTCTGGTCGGAACTCACGGACGGTGAAGACGGGCTGGACTCCCTTCGTGAACTCCGAGAAAGCGAGTTTCTGCGGACTGTCGAAGTCGAACGGTCTGACCTGTTCGTCGAACTCTTCCAGAGGCTGGATCTGGGTGAGGCAGCAGCGATCTGCTACGCGATCGAGCAGGACGCGGATCTCGTTCTGCTCGACGAGAAGGAAGGTAGAAAGGTGGCCCGGCGGCACGACCTCAGCATGGCTGGTGTCGTCGGCATCCTACTCAAAGCAGCAAACGCCGACGAGATCGACCTGAAAACGGAACTCGACGCGCTCCGCGAGGCAGGGTTCTGGATAGCGGACGACTTGTACGAGAGGGCGCTGAAGGAAGTCGGAAACTGA
- a CDS encoding UPF0175 family protein, whose translation MATIEIDDEVYDALQIPERERSAAVKQELAVSLYVRDALSFGKARALADLSKREFHDLLGERGIPRHYTEAELAEDIEYAE comes from the coding sequence ATGGCCACCATCGAGATCGACGACGAGGTGTACGACGCACTCCAGATCCCCGAGCGCGAGCGGTCCGCGGCGGTGAAACAGGAGCTCGCCGTGTCGCTCTACGTCCGTGACGCGCTCTCGTTCGGGAAGGCGCGCGCCCTCGCGGACCTCTCCAAGCGGGAGTTCCACGACCTCCTCGGGGAGCGGGGCATCCCACGTCATTACACGGAGGCGGAGCTCGCTGAGGATATCGAGTATGCCGAGTAG
- a CDS encoding SDR family oxidoreductase, whose amino-acid sequence MTDDPAPGTDGPDLTAANVLDVDDDRYAADSVALVTGAASGIGHAVAVALAANGCTVAATDVDADGLAGTVDRAAEFDADGAVHTIEGDLTDDSDIERIVETAADYGDLRFLANVAGLQHVASIEEFPAEQYDLMQAVMLRAPTLLAKHAFPHIHEAGGGAVGNMASVHGHYTTSDKVAYNVCKFGLRGLTQSLAAEGEGTVRAFSVSTGYVSTPLVTGQIPETAEQRGLTEQEVVEDVMLGQSRTKRMMSPVEVANLFVFGFSRHAKHLNGGDLLFDGGMVGTYE is encoded by the coding sequence ATGACCGACGACCCCGCCCCGGGCACCGACGGCCCGGACCTCACCGCCGCGAACGTCCTCGACGTCGACGACGACCGCTACGCCGCCGACTCGGTCGCGCTCGTGACCGGCGCGGCGTCGGGGATCGGCCACGCCGTCGCGGTCGCGCTCGCGGCCAACGGCTGCACCGTCGCCGCGACGGACGTGGACGCCGACGGGCTCGCCGGCACCGTCGACCGCGCGGCGGAGTTCGACGCCGACGGCGCGGTCCACACGATCGAAGGGGACCTGACCGACGACAGCGACATCGAACGGATCGTCGAGACCGCGGCCGACTACGGCGACCTGCGCTTCCTCGCGAACGTCGCCGGCCTGCAGCACGTCGCGTCGATCGAGGAGTTCCCGGCCGAGCAGTACGACCTGATGCAAGCGGTGATGCTCCGCGCGCCCACGCTGCTGGCCAAGCACGCGTTCCCGCACATCCACGAGGCGGGCGGCGGCGCCGTCGGCAACATGGCGTCGGTCCACGGTCACTACACCACGAGCGACAAGGTGGCGTACAACGTCTGCAAGTTCGGGCTCCGCGGGCTCACGCAGTCCCTCGCCGCGGAGGGGGAGGGAACCGTCCGGGCGTTCTCGGTCTCGACGGGGTACGTCTCGACGCCGCTGGTGACGGGCCAGATCCCGGAGACGGCCGAGCAGCGCGGCCTCACGGAGCAGGAGGTCGTCGAGGACGTGATGCTCGGCCAGTCACGGACGAAACGGATGATGAGCCCCGTCGAGGTGGCGAACCTGTTCGTGTTCGGCTTCTCGCGGCACGCGAAACACCTCAACGGCGGGGATCTGCTGTTCGACGGCGGGATGGTGGGGACGTACGAGTAG
- a CDS encoding helix-turn-helix domain-containing protein, translating into MIDIALDMRQYDCPFIDTTDDAELSFAASYWEFNPAAEKLETRMVVEAPDRHELDQGLSMLREHRGMEGFDLLAKRDGAARIRTTIQETSAMSTIRQNDGYVTGPFYIEDGRETWHVGFDNHGLADGALAGLERNNDFSVLSRQDTSIPEISELMSNAGAAMTLIDGCRELSETERETLETAVDGGYFESPRGATLGDLADEFDVSKPAASKNLRRAERKLIARAVDAIEDLE; encoded by the coding sequence ATGATCGACATCGCACTCGATATGCGGCAGTACGACTGCCCGTTCATCGACACGACCGACGACGCCGAGCTGAGCTTCGCCGCCTCCTACTGGGAGTTCAACCCTGCGGCGGAGAAGCTCGAGACGCGAATGGTCGTGGAGGCGCCGGACCGCCACGAGCTCGATCAGGGGCTGTCGATGCTGCGTGAGCATCGGGGGATGGAGGGGTTCGACCTGCTCGCCAAGCGCGACGGCGCGGCCCGCATCCGGACGACGATCCAGGAGACCAGCGCGATGAGCACGATCCGGCAGAACGACGGCTACGTCACCGGCCCGTTCTACATCGAGGACGGCCGCGAGACGTGGCACGTCGGCTTCGACAACCACGGGCTCGCCGACGGCGCGCTCGCCGGGCTCGAGCGCAACAACGATTTCTCGGTGCTCTCCCGCCAGGACACCAGCATCCCGGAGATCTCCGAACTCATGAGCAACGCCGGCGCGGCGATGACGCTGATCGACGGCTGCCGGGAGCTCTCCGAGACCGAGCGCGAGACGCTCGAGACCGCGGTCGACGGCGGCTACTTCGAGAGCCCGCGGGGTGCGACGCTGGGCGATCTGGCCGACGAGTTCGACGTCTCCAAGCCCGCAGCGTCGAAGAACCTCCGCCGCGCGGAGCGGAAGCTCATCGCCCGCGCCGTCGACGCGATCGAGGACCTGGAGTAG
- a CDS encoding ABC transporter substrate-binding protein: MARKLSRRGLLRATGVAGVAGLAGCTDALSGGSGMSIGVLQPLSGDLSYYGDQALWGFFSGLAYKGDSDPIGEASTGTHTATVGDTEYELIVRDTGFSADTAQSAATDLVENEDVDMLFGTASSSAATRVIDTVVDTADVPFMAGPAASAGISSNEGTCSDIVFRASENTAMDARSGGQYVANETDISSVYLFGADYSFGRAVVNNYEQVLSNNGVEILDKRFVPQGYSEWDGLLQNAEDAGADGVVGGFTVSTLPQMFTSYLQGDYSYSVFGGLATRVTSNVVGQTLQQALGEPLTQEKLDNSGLGPFTTRYHWNQYDNEINSSFVETYTDAYGVVPDLFSSGTFTAASAIVQAVDASGSTGGADVAEALRGMTVTDTPKGEDGYTFQEYNNQARSAMTVANLAPTSDEWSDSWGAAIQPGEPLATIDKDETTIPADAPGMNCSL; encoded by the coding sequence ATGGCGCGAAAGCTATCGCGGCGGGGGCTGCTCCGAGCGACGGGGGTAGCCGGCGTCGCCGGACTCGCTGGCTGTACAGACGCACTGAGTGGCGGGAGCGGCATGAGCATCGGCGTGCTCCAGCCCCTGTCGGGCGACCTGAGCTACTACGGCGACCAGGCGCTGTGGGGCTTTTTCTCCGGGCTGGCGTACAAGGGCGACAGTGACCCGATCGGGGAGGCGAGCACCGGGACCCACACCGCCACCGTCGGCGACACCGAGTACGAACTGATCGTGCGCGACACGGGGTTCAGCGCCGACACCGCCCAGTCGGCGGCGACCGACCTCGTGGAGAACGAGGACGTCGACATGCTGTTCGGCACCGCCTCCTCCAGCGCGGCCACCCGTGTGATCGACACCGTCGTCGACACCGCGGACGTGCCGTTCATGGCCGGACCCGCGGCGTCGGCAGGGATCTCCTCGAACGAGGGGACCTGTTCGGATATCGTGTTCCGGGCCTCCGAGAACACGGCGATGGACGCCCGCTCGGGCGGCCAGTACGTCGCCAACGAGACCGACATCTCGTCTGTGTACCTGTTCGGCGCCGACTACTCCTTCGGCCGCGCGGTCGTCAACAACTACGAGCAGGTGCTCTCGAACAACGGCGTCGAGATCCTCGACAAACGGTTCGTCCCGCAGGGGTACAGCGAGTGGGACGGCCTGCTCCAGAACGCCGAGGACGCGGGCGCCGACGGCGTCGTCGGCGGCTTCACGGTCTCGACGCTCCCGCAGATGTTCACGTCCTACCTGCAGGGCGACTACAGCTACTCGGTGTTCGGTGGCCTCGCGACGCGAGTCACCAGCAACGTGGTGGGACAGACGCTCCAGCAGGCGCTCGGCGAACCCCTCACCCAGGAGAAGCTCGACAACTCCGGGCTCGGCCCGTTCACGACCCGCTACCACTGGAACCAGTACGACAACGAGATCAACAGCTCGTTCGTCGAGACGTACACCGACGCCTACGGCGTGGTGCCGGACCTGTTCTCCTCGGGGACGTTCACCGCCGCCTCCGCGATCGTCCAGGCGGTCGACGCCTCGGGCTCCACGGGCGGCGCCGACGTGGCGGAGGCGCTCCGGGGCATGACCGTCACGGACACGCCGAAAGGCGAGGACGGCTACACGTTCCAGGAGTACAACAACCAGGCCCGCTCGGCGATGACGGTCGCCAACCTCGCACCCACCAGCGACGAGTGGAGCGACAGCTGGGGTGCGGCGATCCAGCCCGGCGAGCCGCTGGCGACGATCGACAAGGATGAGACCACGATCCCCGCCGACGCGCCGGGGATGAACTGCTCGCTGTAG
- a CDS encoding ABC transporter ATP-binding protein: MLRTAGLTKNFGGLTAVDDVDFRLREGELCSLIGPNGAGKTTFFDLLTGALEPSDGEIELRRDGGWESLTGATPAEVAQAGVHRSYQITNVFPERTVLENVRVAAQAAGENAWRGWRNTATFEEHVEEAHRILDRVGLDALAERPARALSHGEKRQLEVGIALAGDPDVLLLDEPNAGVSSESVDDIIDLIADVATDHAVLLVEHNMDIVMNVSDRIVVLNQGAVIADDEPAAVRGDPDVQRAYLGGYGDGDSTDEDSTDEEVAGA; this comes from the coding sequence ATGCTCCGCACCGCCGGACTGACCAAGAACTTCGGCGGCCTCACCGCCGTCGACGACGTCGACTTCCGGCTCCGCGAGGGGGAGCTCTGCTCGCTGATCGGCCCCAACGGCGCCGGCAAGACGACGTTCTTCGACCTGCTGACCGGCGCGCTCGAGCCTTCGGACGGCGAGATCGAACTCCGCCGGGACGGCGGGTGGGAGTCGCTCACCGGCGCCACCCCGGCCGAGGTCGCACAGGCGGGGGTCCACCGGTCGTACCAGATAACGAACGTGTTCCCCGAGCGGACTGTGCTCGAGAACGTCCGCGTGGCCGCACAGGCCGCCGGCGAGAACGCCTGGCGGGGGTGGCGCAACACCGCGACGTTCGAGGAGCACGTCGAGGAGGCCCACCGCATCCTGGACCGCGTCGGCCTGGACGCGCTGGCCGAACGCCCGGCGAGAGCGCTCTCCCACGGCGAGAAACGCCAACTGGAGGTCGGTATCGCGCTCGCGGGCGATCCCGACGTGCTGCTGCTCGACGAGCCCAACGCGGGCGTCTCCAGCGAGAGCGTCGACGACATCATCGACCTGATCGCCGACGTGGCGACCGACCACGCGGTGCTGCTGGTCGAGCACAACATGGACATCGTGATGAACGTCTCCGACCGCATCGTCGTGCTGAACCAGGGCGCCGTCATCGCCGACGACGAGCCCGCGGCCGTCCGGGGCGACCCTGACGTACAGCGGGCGTACCTCGGCGGGTACGGTGACGGGGACAGTACCGACGAGGACTCGACCGACGAGGAGGTGGCGGGCGCGTGA
- a CDS encoding ABC transporter ATP-binding protein produces MSLLELDGVETYYGESHILEGVDLEVAEGEVVALMGRNGVGKTTTLRSILQLTPPREGSIRYRGEELVGKETHEVADAGVGWIPEDRRMFSQLTVEENVRIAVPKGDDVEAGLDLAWDAFPDLAEISDRHAGDLSGGQQQMLAIARGLVGGNDLLLVDEPSEGLAPLIVEAVHDALEAAAGETTILLVEQNLPMALDLADRFYVLDHGVVVDSGDADEVSTDSERLRRHLSA; encoded by the coding sequence GTGAGCCTGCTCGAACTCGACGGCGTCGAGACGTACTACGGCGAGAGCCACATTCTCGAGGGCGTCGACCTCGAAGTGGCGGAGGGCGAGGTGGTCGCGCTGATGGGCCGCAACGGCGTGGGGAAGACCACGACGCTGCGGAGCATCCTCCAGCTCACCCCGCCCCGCGAGGGGTCGATCCGCTACCGGGGCGAGGAGCTGGTCGGCAAGGAGACCCACGAGGTCGCCGACGCCGGCGTCGGCTGGATCCCCGAGGACCGCCGGATGTTCAGCCAGCTGACCGTCGAGGAGAACGTCCGTATCGCCGTCCCGAAGGGGGATGACGTCGAGGCGGGGCTCGACCTCGCCTGGGACGCGTTCCCCGACCTCGCGGAGATCAGCGACCGTCACGCCGGCGACCTCTCGGGCGGGCAGCAGCAGATGCTCGCCATCGCCCGCGGGCTGGTCGGCGGGAACGACCTGCTGCTGGTCGACGAGCCCAGCGAGGGGCTCGCGCCGCTGATCGTGGAGGCCGTCCACGACGCGCTCGAGGCGGCCGCCGGCGAGACGACGATCCTGCTGGTCGAGCAGAACCTCCCGATGGCGCTCGACCTCGCGGACCGGTTCTACGTACTGGACCACGGCGTCGTCGTCGACAGCGGCGACGCCGACGAGGTGTCGACCGACTCCGAACGGCTCAGGAGGCATCTCTCGGCATGA
- a CDS encoding branched-chain amino acid ABC transporter permease, translating into MTGSVLAPLLVDALGEFLRPGTLSEVFVNGLSKAALYAMIASGLTLVFGLLGVLNFAHGSFTMLGAYLGGLVMVVLVGSATGDLARVLFFLLGTLIVFAAIGALGGAVEVGLIRQLYDRPPIYQILLTFGVALVLDEAARILVAFYGIQPITDWRAALGTKPAFMVENIEFAGLTVAPLALFQIVFGVVTIGAVWLFLTRTRYGMVVRAGSEDDEMTAALGIDVNRVFTTVFALGSAVAGVAGMLLMWDPVWGASLPLAHETLLPAFVVVIVGGLGTFRGTVVAAGLVGMVDATMTWWFQNAITFTGLPEMMIFLVLVLTLIVRPQGLFGVEEVGGH; encoded by the coding sequence ATGACGGGGAGCGTCCTCGCGCCGCTGCTCGTCGACGCGCTGGGGGAGTTCCTCCGGCCCGGGACGCTGTCGGAAGTGTTCGTCAACGGGCTCTCGAAGGCCGCGCTGTACGCGATGATCGCCAGCGGGCTGACGCTGGTGTTCGGGCTGCTGGGCGTACTCAACTTCGCCCACGGCTCGTTCACCATGCTCGGCGCGTACCTCGGCGGGCTGGTGATGGTGGTGCTGGTCGGGAGCGCGACGGGCGACCTCGCCCGCGTGCTGTTCTTCCTACTCGGCACGCTGATCGTGTTCGCCGCGATCGGCGCGCTGGGCGGCGCCGTCGAGGTGGGGTTGATCCGCCAGCTGTACGACCGCCCGCCGATCTACCAGATCCTCCTCACGTTCGGGGTCGCGCTGGTGCTCGACGAGGCGGCCCGCATCCTGGTCGCGTTCTACGGCATCCAGCCGATCACCGACTGGCGCGCGGCGCTGGGCACCAAGCCCGCGTTCATGGTCGAGAACATCGAGTTCGCCGGCCTGACGGTCGCGCCGCTGGCGCTGTTCCAGATCGTCTTCGGCGTCGTCACCATCGGCGCGGTCTGGCTGTTCCTCACCCGGACCCGCTACGGGATGGTGGTCCGGGCCGGCAGCGAGGACGACGAGATGACCGCCGCGCTGGGGATCGACGTGAACCGCGTGTTCACGACCGTGTTCGCGCTCGGCTCCGCGGTCGCCGGCGTCGCCGGCATGCTGCTGATGTGGGACCCCGTCTGGGGGGCGAGCCTCCCGCTGGCCCACGAGACGCTGCTGCCCGCGTTCGTCGTCGTGATCGTCGGTGGCCTCGGCACGTTCCGGGGTACCGTCGTCGCGGCCGGGCTCGTGGGGATGGTCGACGCGACGATGACCTGGTGGTTCCAGAACGCGATCACGTTCACCGGCCTCCCCGAGATGATGATCTTCCTCGTGCTCGTGCTGACGCTGATCGTGCGGCCACAGGGACTGTTCGGCGTCGAGGAGGTGGGTGGCCATTAG
- a CDS encoding branched-chain amino acid ABC transporter permease produces the protein MVGVFYFGLFAMSFDFVSGYTGYLSFGHAIFYGTGAYFVVLAANGQVPLLAPGTPFMLLLLIGGMLAVVVALAIGALSFRLSGVYFAMITLGFAQVAYVFVRGWDYVSENPQDGAAVSTEMHPGGFDIGVPGIDALNLAIGRLTGDSIDLLFVELGGTEVSYYMVGLVVLGCYLAMQRLIHSPFGTVLLAIRENEERAEAVGYDPFRFKLAAFAISGFFAAIAGGLFAGFRRSVAPDNSMYFLVTGDALLASIIGGFGTLAGPLYGRLFDETVREFLSKRGSGGGLLPYLREHLPAGVIEADLVGGLTVGGAIETFLNGHASLYVGVIFVLFVLYVPNGLLGTVRDRLGGTVAKQLPDYLDRYRRD, from the coding sequence ATGGTCGGCGTGTTCTACTTCGGCCTGTTCGCGATGTCGTTCGACTTCGTCTCGGGCTACACCGGCTACCTCTCGTTCGGCCACGCGATCTTCTACGGTACGGGCGCGTACTTCGTCGTGCTCGCGGCCAACGGGCAGGTGCCGCTGCTCGCGCCGGGGACGCCGTTCATGCTCCTGCTGCTGATCGGGGGGATGCTCGCGGTCGTCGTCGCGCTGGCGATCGGCGCGCTCTCCTTCCGGCTCTCGGGGGTGTATTTCGCGATGATCACGCTCGGGTTCGCCCAGGTCGCGTACGTGTTCGTCCGCGGCTGGGACTACGTGAGCGAGAACCCACAGGACGGCGCCGCGGTGTCGACGGAGATGCACCCCGGCGGCTTCGACATCGGGGTTCCCGGGATCGACGCGCTCAACCTCGCGATCGGCCGACTGACCGGCGACAGCATCGACCTACTGTTCGTCGAACTCGGCGGGACCGAGGTGTCGTACTACATGGTCGGGCTGGTGGTGCTGGGCTGCTACCTCGCGATGCAGCGGCTGATCCACTCCCCGTTCGGTACGGTGCTGCTGGCGATCCGCGAGAACGAGGAGCGCGCCGAGGCGGTCGGCTACGACCCGTTCCGGTTCAAGCTGGCGGCGTTCGCGATCAGCGGCTTCTTCGCCGCGATCGCGGGCGGGCTGTTCGCCGGCTTCCGGCGCTCGGTCGCCCCCGACAACTCGATGTACTTCCTCGTCACCGGCGACGCGCTGCTGGCGTCGATCATCGGCGGGTTCGGCACGCTCGCCGGGCCGCTGTACGGCCGGCTGTTCGACGAGACCGTCCGGGAGTTCCTCTCGAAGCGGGGGTCCGGCGGCGGGCTACTGCCGTACCTCCGGGAACACCTGCCGGCGGGCGTGATCGAGGCCGACCTCGTGGGCGGGCTCACGGTTGGCGGCGCAATCGAGACGTTCCTCAACGGCCACGCCAGCCTCTACGTCGGCGTGATCTTCGTGCTGTTCGTGCTGTACGTCCCGAACGGCCTGCTCGGCACCGTCCGTGACCGCCTCGGCGGCACGGTCGCGAAACAGCTCCCGGACTACCTCGACCGGTACCGCCGCGACTGA
- a CDS encoding 3-oxoacyl-ACP synthase, protein MTVSLTGYGRDVPQETITGEEIADRSGIPEDVVVEKMGVAEKHVCPSDDDHATDMGVAAARDALADAGVDATDVELVLYHGSEYKDHVVWSAAADIADRLGAENAYATESYSLCAGQPIALRQVAAQIEAGDVGTALLVGASREEDLVDYTDADASFMFNFGSGACATVLERGAGERALATVHGHAAKTDGSFSRDVIMPAGGSELPPSATTVDEGLHTLTVPDPDGMKERLGEVSLANFLAVADDALAESGLTREDIDFVALTHMKRSFHEYLTDELGVGDGHHYLDEYGHVQSVDQVLALDEGLERGLVEDGDVVLFLAAGTGYTWAASVLRWVD, encoded by the coding sequence ATGACCGTCTCACTCACCGGCTACGGCCGCGACGTACCGCAGGAAACCATCACGGGCGAGGAGATCGCCGACCGCTCGGGGATCCCCGAGGACGTGGTCGTCGAGAAGATGGGCGTCGCCGAGAAACACGTCTGCCCGTCCGACGACGACCACGCCACCGACATGGGCGTCGCCGCGGCCCGCGACGCGCTCGCCGACGCCGGGGTCGACGCCACCGACGTGGAGCTGGTGCTGTACCACGGCTCGGAGTACAAGGACCACGTCGTCTGGTCGGCCGCCGCGGACATCGCCGACCGACTCGGCGCCGAGAACGCCTACGCAACCGAGAGCTACTCGCTCTGTGCCGGCCAGCCGATCGCGCTCCGGCAGGTCGCCGCACAGATCGAAGCCGGCGACGTGGGGACGGCGCTGCTCGTGGGCGCCAGCCGCGAGGAGGACCTCGTGGACTACACCGACGCGGACGCCTCGTTCATGTTCAACTTCGGTTCGGGGGCGTGTGCGACCGTGCTCGAACGCGGCGCCGGCGAGCGCGCGCTCGCGACGGTCCACGGCCACGCCGCGAAAACCGACGGCTCGTTCTCGCGGGACGTGATCATGCCCGCCGGCGGCTCCGAGCTCCCGCCCAGCGCGACGACCGTCGACGAGGGGCTGCACACGCTGACGGTGCCCGACCCCGACGGGATGAAGGAGCGGCTGGGCGAGGTGAGCCTCGCGAACTTCCTTGCCGTCGCCGACGACGCGCTCGCCGAATCGGGGCTGACCCGGGAGGATATCGACTTCGTCGCGCTCACCCACATGAAGCGCTCGTTCCACGAGTACCTCACCGACGAACTGGGCGTCGGCGACGGCCACCATTACCTCGACGAGTACGGCCACGTCCAGAGCGTCGACCAGGTGCTCGCGCTGGACGAGGGGCTGGAACGCGGGCTGGTGGAGGACGGCGACGTGGTGCTGTTCCTGGCGGCGGGGACGGGGTACACCTGGGCGGCGAGTGTGCTGCGCTGGGTCGACTGA
- a CDS encoding TrmB family transcriptional regulator, producing MDDADAANALTELGLSTYAARTFVGLQKIGVASASEVAQVTEVPRSQVYGATDELEGLGLIDVQEGSPTRYRPVPVDEARELLYDRLKSAAEDAFDHLETVRGQQAPSDDREAIWTTEGRENVTARITSLVAGAEHEVLFATSNLALLTGDVADALVDAASERVDVTVASADAEVRAAASDAGLSVIDVEDAAPELSVGRVLLVDGDTVLLSVQPTDEMPTVADESAFWSDGTGFARVLAAVIRQAFV from the coding sequence ATGGACGACGCCGACGCCGCGAACGCGCTGACCGAACTCGGGCTCTCGACGTACGCGGCCCGGACGTTCGTCGGCCTCCAGAAGATCGGCGTCGCCAGCGCGAGCGAGGTCGCACAGGTGACGGAGGTGCCCAGGTCGCAGGTGTACGGCGCGACGGACGAGTTGGAGGGCCTGGGACTGATCGACGTCCAAGAGGGTTCGCCCACTCGCTACCGCCCGGTTCCCGTCGACGAGGCCCGGGAACTGCTGTACGACCGGCTGAAGTCGGCCGCCGAGGACGCGTTCGACCACCTGGAGACGGTCCGCGGCCAGCAGGCTCCCTCCGACGACCGCGAGGCGATCTGGACCACGGAGGGGCGGGAGAACGTCACGGCCCGCATCACCTCGCTGGTCGCGGGCGCCGAGCACGAGGTGCTGTTCGCGACGAGCAACCTGGCGCTGCTGACCGGCGACGTGGCCGACGCGCTCGTCGACGCCGCGAGCGAGCGCGTCGACGTGACCGTCGCCAGCGCCGACGCCGAGGTGCGTGCGGCCGCGAGCGACGCGGGACTGTCCGTGATCGACGTCGAGGACGCGGCGCCGGAGCTCAGCGTGGGTCGCGTGCTGCTGGTCGACGGCGACACCGTGCTGCTGAGCGTGCAGCCGACCGACGAGATGCCGACTGTCGCCGACGAGTCGGCGTTCTGGAGCGACGGGACGGGGTTTGCGCGCGTGCTGGCGGCAGTGATCCGGCAGGCGTTCGTCTGA